The Mucilaginibacter sp. PAMB04168 genome contains the following window.
GTCGCTAAGCGCTTCCTGAAAAGCCACAGCTTTAGCAGCGATAATATGCTCCAGCGGGCCACCCTGTGTGCCGGGGAAAACAGCGCCATCCAACAAAGCCGACATTTTTTTGATCTCGCCTTTAGGTGTTTTGAGGCCCCATGGATTATCAAAATCCTTACCCATCATAATCATACCACCACGTGGGCCGCGCAATGTTTTGTGGGTAGTTGTAGTTACAATATGACAATGCGGAAGCGGATCAGTTAATAACCCGCGGGCAATTAAACCTGCCGGGTGCGAAATATCGGCCAGTACCAAAGCACCTACCTCATCGGCCACCTGGCGTATAAAGGCATAATCCCAATCGCGCGAGTAAGCCGAAGCGCCGCAGATGATCAGTTTAGGTTTCTCCTGCAATGCGGTTGCACGTAGTTGCTCATAATCAATCAAACCTGTTTCTTTAACTACACCATAAAAGAACGGCTGGTACAATTTACCCGAGAAGTTTACAGGCGAACCATGGGTTAAGTGACCGCCGTGCGACAGGTCGAACCCTAATATCTTATCGCCTGGCTGTAATACGGCCAGCATAACAGCGGCATTGGCTTGCGCGCCCGAGTGCGGCTGCACATTTACCCACTCGGCATTAAACAGTTGCTTGGCACGCTCAATGGCAATGGTTTCAATTTCATCCACAATCTGGCAACCGCCATAGTAACGCTTACCTGGTAAGCCTTCGGCATATTTGTTAGTTGCTACCGAGCCGGCAGCTTCCATTACCTGCTTGCTTACAAAGTTTTCTGACGCAATAAGCTCTAAGCCTTCTTCCTGGCGTTGTTGCTCAGCATCCAGTAATTCAAATATCAGTTTGTCTTTTTTCATGGTCTTTACAAGGCGCCTAAGTTAATCAAAATCAGTGTGGTGTTCGGGGCGCAATCCAAAAATTATTATAATCCAGTCCTAATTGTATATCTATTAACTCCTGCTGTAGCATCTCCAGCATGGCCAAAAAGTTATAAATAAAATGCACCCGGTTCTCTGAGTTTTTCACCATGGCATTAAAATCGAGCTTGCCATTAATACGCAGCAGATCATCAATCACTTTCTTTTGTTGCTCAATGGTGTAAGGGTATTGCACTACCGTGTGCGTCACTTCCTCTGAGCGGCTAAGGTAACGTCGTGTAACCCGTTCGTAAACCTGCATCAGGCGGTAAAGGGTAAGTTCTGAAAGCTCTTCGCCGGGGGTAGCTACGGCTTCAATGCCAGCAAGTTCGGCCGCGATATTGCCACGGCGCTCCTGCTTAAAGCGCTCATCCTCAAGTGGCCGCAACTGCTCACATATATCTTTAAACTTTTTATACTCAATCAGTTTTCTGATGAGGTCCTCTTTGCTGTCAACCTCGTTCTCACCATTTTCGGCCTCATAACGGGGTAACAGCATTTTAGCCTTTATGCGCATAAGGGTAGCGGCCACAAATATAAACTCGCTGGCCAGCTCCATATTCAGGCTATTCATCTGGTGTATGTAGTCCAGAAAATCGTTGGTGATACGGGCTATGGCAATCTCATGAATATCCAGCTCATCTCTTTCAATAAAAAAGAGCAGTAAATCGAAGGGGCCTTCAAACTGCGGCAACCGGATAGCAAAACTCTCATCGGCCATAGTATACCAAAGATAAGATTATTATAAATTGACCTTACAAATATCTTTAATTCACCCCCTATTGCACGTAACCACATACAACTGTTATTGTAAAGTATCTATCAAACCATAATGCATAACTGATTTTTTTGCCCCACCCGGGTAATCATCAAAGGCGGTATACTGCAGATACTTTTTGTCTAAATCAATACCCGGCATCACCTGGCCTATTACCTTCCTCAGCTGCATATTTTCCTTTTTCAAGGCAGCCGTATCTTTCAAGTTGAGTTTTGATACGTAATAAATCATCGGAAACATACCTTCATCCATAGGCTGGTTAAACACCCTAAATATTTTAGGCTGTGTAGGCAATTGTTTCACAATGAGCGGAAACTTGTAGGCAGCCTCCGCTTCAGTAATTACCTTACTATAAAATTCGTCAATCTCCGGCTCTTTGGCATAGCGCCATATAGTGCTGGGCAGCGCGCAACTGCGTGACAAGTTAAGCGTATTAACAACGTCCATAAGGTAGCCCTTGGCATATTTTTGTTTAGCAACTTCGTATAGCTCCGGAGCAGTTTTACCTTGTATAGCGTAAGGGTTTAATTCCAGCTCGGTTAGTTTCCAACCGTAATCCAGTTTGTTATAATAAGCTGTCAGCAACCATTTATCAGTTCCATTTTTTAATAGATAAAAGGCAAAGTACATCTCCTTAGTACCGGGCTGATAATTGAGCGAATAATTGTTAGCCCCGTGATGGTTAGCTTTAATAACGTTAGGGCGCTTATACTGATGCACTACGTAAAATTCATCGAGTAAGCTGTTTTGGCCCGATTGCATGCGTATGCTGCACAGCTCAACCGTGCGGTTAATATTTACATCCTGCAACATAGTGCGCGACATGATATCCTCAAACAGCTTGGCATTGTTGGCTTTTAAGCCGGCTAAAAGTGTTTGGTTCATGTTATGAAAATCACCGGCGATGCCCGACGGAATTTCCTCATTTTTCCAGGTACCTGGACCATTTTTACAGGCGTTTAACGCAACAAGCACCGCCATTAACCAGCCAATAAAGCAACGGCTTCTTGAAAATATCATAGCAATTAATCAGGTTGATAATCTATTTTCAAATATGGCAATTATAGCTGGTTATGGACATAGACTTCAATACGTTACAATCATTTTTTATAATAACAGGAAAAAGGCCATAAAATAAATCCCGCATCCCACTTTCAAATTAAAAGTACTTTTATATATATTTGCATACAGCAATTTCAGGTTGTGCTTAACATTAAAAACGTAGTCTCCTTAGCAATAATAGCGGCATGAGCATTAAACGAAAAATATGGATTGGTATAAAAGTGATTATTACCGTAGGCGCAATATGGCTATATATTAGGTGGAAAGACGCCAGCAACTACGGCGGCCAGCGATATAAGGAGCCTTTCCGCATAGCCGGCAACCTTTATTACGTAGGTACACGCGATGTAACTTCATACCTGTTGGCCGGACCAAAAGGCCACGTCCTGATTGATGGTGGCTACCCGGGAACTGCGCCTATGATTATAAAGAGCATTACCCAACTCGGCTTTAAAATTACGGATGTAAAAATACTGCTCAACTCACATGCTCACGTTGACCATGCAGGTGGCTTGGCCCAACTGCAAAAAGCATCGGGGGCACAATTGTGGGTGAGCGAGAATGATGCCGATATTATTGAGTCGGGCGGCGCAAGTTACAGAAACCCGGGCCCGTTAAACTTACTGATGCATCTGGGTATTATAGGCTATCCTGCTGCCCGGGTTAACCACCGGTTTAAGGACGGAGCCCAAATACGCCTGGGACCAATTGAACTTACCGCACACGTTACCGGCGGCCACACGCCTGGTGCCACTACCTGGGCAATCCCGGTTCAGGAAGGTAACCGCAAATTGCTTGCGGTTGATATGTGCGATTTACAATTGCCTATGCCCCAGTCAATTTTTAATTGGAATTATGATACACAAATTCAGAAAGAATTTGAACGTGGTTTTAAAACACTGCGCAGCTTGCCCACCGACATTTACCTTGCCAACCACGCCCGAACCTACAGCCAGAAGCGTAAGCTGGCCGAACGCAGCATTGCAAAAGACCCTATAGCACCGTTTATAGACAGGCAGGGTTATTTGGACGATATTAATAAGGCTGAAAAGAAGTTCATACAAACCATAAAAGAACAGAAGCAATCTGATTAACGGTTAAAACATACGTACAACTAAGCTTACAACCATAAGCTATTTTACTGGCTAATTAAATTCATTGCCCATAAAAACAAATAGCTTTAACAAATTGTCAATTCAAATACCAACAAAAATAGCTTACTTTGTAAGTTAATTATCTGTATTCAATTCATGCAAGTACCGGCCGGCGATTTACTCCAAAAAATAAATTCACCATCTGATTTAAAGCAGTTTAGTGAGGATGACTTAGAGCAGATCTCGCAACAGCTACGCCAATATATCATTGATGTGGTGTCGGTAAATGGCGGCCATTTTGGCGCCAGCCTGGGTGTGGTTGAACTAACTGTAGCCCTGCATTATGTACTGAATACCCCTTATGACCAACTGGTTTGGGATGTAGGCCACCAGGCCTACGGGCACAAGATACTGACCGGCCGTCGTGATAATTTTCATACCAACCGTATTTACGGAGGTTTGAGCGGGTTTCCTAAACGTTCAGAAAGTGAATATGACACGTTTGGCGTAGGCCACTCTTCCACTTCTATATCGGCTGCATTGGGCATGGCCGTTGCTTCGCATTATAAAGGTGAGAAAGACCGCCAGCACGTAGCCGTAATTGGCGATGGCGCCATGACTGCCGGCATGGCCTTCGAGGCATTAAATCATGCCGGTATTGCCAACAGTAACCTGCTCGTTATACTGAATGACAATAACATGTCTATTGACCCTAACGTGGGTGCTTTAAAAGAATACCTGGCCGATATTACCACCTCAAAGCCGTATAACAGCTTTAGGGCCGATATTGGCTATGTGCTTTCCAAGCTTTCGGCCATTGGGCCCGACGCTTTGAAGTATGCTAAAAAGATAGAAAAAAGCATTAAGGGAACTTTACTTAAACAAAGCAATTTATTTGAGGCCTTAAAATTCAGATACTTTGGTCCCATTGACGGCCATGATGTAAAACATCTGACCAAAGTGCTGCGTGATTTGCGTGATATACCTGGCCCCAAATTATTGCATTGCGTTACCGTTAAAGGTAAAGGTTATGCTTTGGCCGAAAAGGACCAAACCAAGTGGCACGCCCCCGGCTTATTTGATAAAATTACCGGCGAGATTAAAAAGACTTACTATGAAAAGCCCCAGCCACCTAAATTTCAGGATGTGTTTGGGCACACGATGATTGAGTTAGCGGAGCAAAACGCTAAAATTATGGGTATTACCCCGGCTATGCCATCGGGCTGTTCTTTAAACCTGATGATGAAGGCCATGCCCGACCGTGCTTTTGACGTAGGTATTGCCGAACAGCATGCCGTTACTTTTTCGGCCGGATTAGCGTCCCAGGGCTTAGTACCGTTCTGTAACATTTACTCCAGCTTTATGCAGCGGGCTTTTGACCAGGTGGTACATGATGTAGCTATACAAAAGCTGAACGTGGTGTTATGCCTTGACCGTGCCGGCCTGGCCGGTGCCGACGGACCAACACACCACGGCGCTTATGATTTGGCTTACATGCGCTGTATTCCTAACCTGGTGGTATCATCGCCCATGAATGAGGAAGAGCTACGCAACCTGATGTTTACTGCACAATTGGAAAACGCGGGTCCGTTTGTAATACGTTATCCGCGTGGCAATGGGGTAATGGTAGATTGGCAACGCCCTATGAAAGCAATCCCTGTTGGCAAAGGCCGCAAGATTTGCGATGGCGAAGAACTAGCTATCCTGTCTATTGGCGCCATTGGAAACGAGGTAGTTAAAGCGACAGGCGAATTAAATAATGACGGCATCTATCCAGCCCATTATGATTTGCGTTTTGTAAAACCGCTTGATGAAGCTATGCTACATGAAGTGTTTACCAAATACAGCAAAGTAATTACGGTAGAAGACGGCTGCCTGGAAGGCGGTGCCGGAAGCGCCGTACTAGAATTCATGGCCGACCATAAATACCAGGCCGAAGTAGTACGCTTAGGTATACCAGATGCAGTGATTGAACATGGTGAGCAACCCGAACTTTGGGCCGAATGCGGTTACGATGCAGCAAGCATAGTACGCACGGTAAAAAGCATGGGTGTTAAGCAAAACCAACATATCATTGCTTCTTAGGCGCAGCGTTGAGAGAGCCAAGAGTCGAGACAGAGAACCTTTAATTAGTAGTATTAATAAATAGTTACAGCAAACTTAATAGCTATTACAGTAACCTATGCGGTTACCCTTACCACTGTTTGCCCAAACCTGAGCAGGTCAGGGTCAAGATTCAGGCTAACCATGTGATCGGGATCCAGGTCTATTACCACACCGCGCTCGTGTGTGCCTCTGCCGCTAAACTCCACCTCAACGCCCAATTGCTGGAATGCAAGCCGGATGGCTTCGCGGAGGGTTATTCCGTCGGCAATCATTAGCTCCATATCTACCGTAAATATTTGTATTTGGCGGCCTTCTACAACGGCGGCAACAGCTGTGTCTATTTCTTGTTGAGTCATGTTTATGGGTGCAATTGTACCTATTATTTAGAAAAAGCACAATGGGGATGATGAGTCTTTTGCCTTAAACGTTATAGCAGTAATAACAAGTCAGGTATCAAGGTATTAACCATGTACCATCCCACCCGGCACCTTGCCAGGTGAATCTGGCCCGGCGGTTGCCATCGCGACTCAGTTGCAGATATTCCAAATAATTCACATTTATTTTAACCACAGCAAAGTTTTCATATCCGCCGGCGTCGGCATCATCAAGCTTTCGATTCGATAGATGTAATAATCCATCCGTTGCCTCCTCAACAGATGTTGTGGGCGCTGGCTGAGCCAGGTAAGCCCTCCGGCTTCTGTAACCGTCCTTTTGCCAGTAAAATGCAGCAGTATCATTCTGAAAATGTATTTCGGCCTCCCCTTTCAAAATCAATTGCATCTTTTGCTCATCGTTATAGCTAATTACGGTGAGTTTATTATTTTGCTTTATGCCCCCTACTTTCGGCGAGCGTACGTCGGTATAAAAAATGAGCGAGCGGTTACCTGCCGAGCCTTCTCTTAAAACTACCGTATAAGCATCAATATAATCGGCTGCATAACTACATACCTGGATGTACTTAAAACCTCCATTATCACCGTCTCTTTGGCCTGTTAGCTTCTTCCAGCTGGCATTAATTATATCTTCCAGATCCTCATTCATGTAGCTATAAAAAAAAAATATTTTTTTTTGTGTAACACTTTGTAATACAGTGCGTCTTATCGGTACTTTTAAAAGTATTTGTTGTTCTTTATAAGGTCAGTTAATGATAAAAGGTCTGTTACAAATACACCAGGCCTTTTATTTTTGTAGCATTTTAGCTACTGTAGCCGGTATACGTGCAGCAACCTGCCCCGGTAATACAACCTGTAAACGGTTAGGCAACGCCAACTCATCCCCCGCCTTGCCATGCAAATACACCCCCATTATACAAGCCTGTTCGGGCGTAAATTTCTGCGCCAGTAAAGCCGTGATAATACCCGTTAACACATCACCCATGCCGCCTACTGCCATGGCCGCATTGCTGGTGGAGTTAAAATACAGGTTACCATCTGGTGTTCCGGTTATGGTATAACTATTTTTTAGCACGATGCACAGTTTCAATTCCTGCGCTTTCAGCCTCAGCGTCTGCAGGCGTTGCCACCAACTGGCATGTTCGCCAAACAAGCGGTCAAACTCTTTCATGTGTGGGGTAATGATGCTACCGGCCGGCAGCTCACAAAGTAATTTAGAATGCGCGGCAAGCAAGTTCAATCCGTCGGCATCAACTACAACGGGCTTATCATATTCATTCAAAACATGCTGTAGCAGGCTGAGTGCATCCTCATCTTTACCTAACCCCGGGCCAATGGCCACAGCGCTGTACCTATCCAGTTCCAGATCGGGCAATTCATACTCCTGCCGCACAATGGCCATAACCTCGGCCTGGTAACTGTTAAGTGCGGTTAGTCCGCTTTGGGGTATACATGCGGTGGTTAAACCGGCGCCAGCATAAACACAAGCCGACGAGCACAGCAAAGCCGCACCCATTGTTTTGGCCTGCCCTGCAATAATAAGCGCATGCCCAAAGGTACCCTTATGACTAAACCGCTGCCGAGGTTTAAGCCATGCTTTAATATCCTTCTCTTCTACCAGCTGATAGGGCGATTGCAATGATTGAATGTAGGTCTCGTTCAATCCTATATTTACCGCTTCCCAACAATTTATGTAAGGCCCCGATTCGGGCAGCAAAAAATTTATTTTAGGCTGCTGAAAAGTGATGACCAGATCGGCTTTCAGCACAGTAGCATCAGGCATAACTTCACCGTAGGTAAAAAACCCGGTGGGCACATCAATAGCTACTACCGGCTTTTCAAGACTGTTGAGGTAGGTGACCAGTCTTTCGTAATCGCCGCTTAACGGTTTATTAAGGCCACTGCCTAACAGGGCATCTATTAAAATATCGCTGGTTTCACTAAGTTCCTGATAACCGGCTGTTAACTCAGTTATAGTTACCGGCATCAATTGTAATCGTTGCAAGTTG
Protein-coding sequences here:
- the bla gene encoding subclass B3 metallo-beta-lactamase — translated: MSIKRKIWIGIKVIITVGAIWLYIRWKDASNYGGQRYKEPFRIAGNLYYVGTRDVTSYLLAGPKGHVLIDGGYPGTAPMIIKSITQLGFKITDVKILLNSHAHVDHAGGLAQLQKASGAQLWVSENDADIIESGGASYRNPGPLNLLMHLGIIGYPAARVNHRFKDGAQIRLGPIELTAHVTGGHTPGATTWAIPVQEGNRKLLAVDMCDLQLPMPQSIFNWNYDTQIQKEFERGFKTLRSLPTDIYLANHARTYSQKRKLAERSIAKDPIAPFIDRQGYLDDINKAEKKFIQTIKEQKQSD
- a CDS encoding NAD(P)H-hydrate dehydratase, whose product is MLPLLTAPQIREADAYTIAHEPINSVDLMERASKAFVSWFINHFSDKRKSITVYCGTGNNGGDGMAITRLLHEHGYTLLNVKIARFSDRASDDFSTNLQRLQLMPVTITELTAGYQELSETSDILIDALLGSGLNKPLSGDYERLVTYLNSLEKPVVAIDVPTGFFTYGEVMPDATVLKADLVITFQQPKINFLLPESGPYINCWEAVNIGLNETYIQSLQSPYQLVEEKDIKAWLKPRQRFSHKGTFGHALIIAGQAKTMGAALLCSSACVYAGAGLTTACIPQSGLTALNSYQAEVMAIVRQEYELPDLELDRYSAVAIGPGLGKDEDALSLLQHVLNEYDKPVVVDADGLNLLAAHSKLLCELPAGSIITPHMKEFDRLFGEHASWWQRLQTLRLKAQELKLCIVLKNSYTITGTPDGNLYFNSTSNAAMAVGGMGDVLTGIITALLAQKFTPEQACIMGVYLHGKAGDELALPNRLQVVLPGQVAARIPATVAKMLQK
- the glyA gene encoding serine hydroxymethyltransferase, with amino-acid sequence MKKDKLIFELLDAEQQRQEEGLELIASENFVSKQVMEAAGSVATNKYAEGLPGKRYYGGCQIVDEIETIAIERAKQLFNAEWVNVQPHSGAQANAAVMLAVLQPGDKILGFDLSHGGHLTHGSPVNFSGKLYQPFFYGVVKETGLIDYEQLRATALQEKPKLIICGASAYSRDWDYAFIRQVADEVGALVLADISHPAGLIARGLLTDPLPHCHIVTTTTHKTLRGPRGGMIMMGKDFDNPWGLKTPKGEIKKMSALLDGAVFPGTQGGPLEHIIAAKAVAFQEALSDSYMKYVLQVKLNAQAISKKLIELGYEIVSGGTDNHLILIDLRNKNISGKAAENALVQADITVNKNMVPFDDKSPFVTSGIRIGTAAVTTRGMKEKQMEQIAELIDDVIKDPESEQSLKKVRKSVHALTEKFPLYS
- the dxs gene encoding 1-deoxy-D-xylulose-5-phosphate synthase, with amino-acid sequence MQVPAGDLLQKINSPSDLKQFSEDDLEQISQQLRQYIIDVVSVNGGHFGASLGVVELTVALHYVLNTPYDQLVWDVGHQAYGHKILTGRRDNFHTNRIYGGLSGFPKRSESEYDTFGVGHSSTSISAALGMAVASHYKGEKDRQHVAVIGDGAMTAGMAFEALNHAGIANSNLLVILNDNNMSIDPNVGALKEYLADITTSKPYNSFRADIGYVLSKLSAIGPDALKYAKKIEKSIKGTLLKQSNLFEALKFRYFGPIDGHDVKHLTKVLRDLRDIPGPKLLHCVTVKGKGYALAEKDQTKWHAPGLFDKITGEIKKTYYEKPQPPKFQDVFGHTMIELAEQNAKIMGITPAMPSGCSLNLMMKAMPDRAFDVGIAEQHAVTFSAGLASQGLVPFCNIYSSFMQRAFDQVVHDVAIQKLNVVLCLDRAGLAGADGPTHHGAYDLAYMRCIPNLVVSSPMNEEELRNLMFTAQLENAGPFVIRYPRGNGVMVDWQRPMKAIPVGKGRKICDGEELAILSIGAIGNEVVKATGELNNDGIYPAHYDLRFVKPLDEAMLHEVFTKYSKVITVEDGCLEGGAGSAVLEFMADHKYQAEVVRLGIPDAVIEHGEQPELWAECGYDAASIVRTVKSMGVKQNQHIIAS
- a CDS encoding segregation/condensation protein A, with product MADESFAIRLPQFEGPFDLLLFFIERDELDIHEIAIARITNDFLDYIHQMNSLNMELASEFIFVAATLMRIKAKMLLPRYEAENGENEVDSKEDLIRKLIEYKKFKDICEQLRPLEDERFKQERRGNIAAELAGIEAVATPGEELSELTLYRLMQVYERVTRRYLSRSEEVTHTVVQYPYTIEQQKKVIDDLLRINGKLDFNAMVKNSENRVHFIYNFLAMLEMLQQELIDIQLGLDYNNFWIAPRTPH
- a CDS encoding pyridoxamine 5'-phosphate oxidase family protein encodes the protein MNEDLEDIINASWKKLTGQRDGDNGGFKYIQVCSYAADYIDAYTVVLREGSAGNRSLIFYTDVRSPKVGGIKQNNKLTVISYNDEQKMQLILKGEAEIHFQNDTAAFYWQKDGYRSRRAYLAQPAPTTSVEEATDGLLHLSNRKLDDADAGGYENFAVVKINVNYLEYLQLSRDGNRRARFTWQGAGWDGTWLIP